The Metabacillus sediminilitoris genome window below encodes:
- a CDS encoding ABC transporter ATP-binding protein produces the protein MLEMFKYLKPYRWQLVLVFVFQLIAILFELYLPTLMAEIVDVGIVNQDVPFILRTGGLMVVCGIMSILLMVGVSYFAAKVSLGFGRDMRRELFVHVEHFSLQEYEKFGSASLITRTTNDVKIVQDVINMMQRMMTRAPLMLVGGIVLAVSRDRYLSLVFLAALPILAFIIFIVAKRAIPLFSALQQKTDRLTLILREVLTGIRVVRAFNRIDYEKKRFNLANDDFRDTGIKVGKLMALMFPIMLIIMNFTNIAIVWFGAIRIEQGEMQVGNLLAFIQYAAMILMSLIMLSMAFIMIPRAQVSAKRLKEVLQTKPIIKDPEKDTELKSCDGIVEFKDVTFRYEGAEKPVLEGISFTAKPGETTAVIGSTGAGKSTLLQMIPRFYDVESGSILIDGVNIQNMKQSTLRNKIGYVPQKAMLFSGTIAENMRYGKEEATDEEIHDALETAQASEFVQKREQGIQSILEQAGANLSGGQKQRLSIARALVRKPQIYLFDDSFSALDYKTDSKLRYALKTETSNATIIIVAQRVNTVKDAEKIIVLNEGKIAGVGTHEELLNNNTIYQEIVSSQENGEVSA, from the coding sequence ATGCTAGAAATGTTTAAGTATCTAAAGCCATACAGATGGCAACTCGTTCTCGTCTTTGTTTTTCAATTAATCGCCATTTTATTCGAGTTATATTTACCGACTCTAATGGCTGAGATTGTTGACGTTGGGATTGTCAATCAAGATGTTCCTTTTATTTTGAGAACTGGCGGCTTGATGGTGGTTTGTGGCATCATGTCAATTTTATTAATGGTTGGCGTTAGTTACTTCGCAGCTAAGGTATCACTTGGATTCGGTCGAGATATGCGCAGAGAGCTTTTTGTTCATGTAGAGCATTTCTCTTTACAGGAGTATGAGAAATTTGGATCTGCTTCGTTAATTACGAGAACAACAAATGATGTTAAGATTGTTCAAGATGTCATTAATATGATGCAACGAATGATGACAAGGGCTCCGTTAATGTTAGTCGGCGGGATCGTGCTCGCAGTTTCAAGGGATCGTTATTTATCATTAGTATTCCTTGCTGCATTACCGATATTAGCATTCATCATTTTCATTGTAGCGAAAAGAGCCATACCACTTTTTTCAGCGTTACAGCAAAAAACTGATCGATTAACACTTATTCTTCGTGAGGTACTAACTGGGATACGTGTTGTTCGAGCATTTAATAGAATTGACTATGAAAAAAAACGTTTTAATCTTGCAAATGATGATTTTCGAGATACAGGAATAAAAGTTGGTAAACTGATGGCATTAATGTTTCCGATTATGCTTATTATCATGAATTTTACGAACATCGCAATTGTCTGGTTTGGAGCTATCCGTATTGAACAAGGTGAAATGCAGGTTGGAAATTTATTAGCGTTTATTCAATACGCGGCAATGATTTTAATGTCGTTGATTATGTTGTCAATGGCATTTATCATGATTCCCCGTGCACAAGTATCGGCAAAACGCTTAAAAGAAGTTTTACAAACAAAACCGATAATTAAAGATCCAGAAAAAGATACAGAGTTAAAGTCTTGTGATGGAATTGTTGAGTTCAAAGATGTAACTTTCCGTTATGAAGGGGCTGAAAAGCCTGTTCTTGAAGGAATTTCGTTTACTGCTAAACCAGGTGAAACAACGGCAGTTATTGGAAGTACAGGAGCGGGAAAATCGACACTTTTACAAATGATCCCGCGTTTTTATGATGTGGAAAGTGGTTCTATATTAATTGATGGTGTAAATATTCAAAACATGAAGCAAAGTACCCTTCGCAATAAAATTGGGTATGTTCCTCAAAAGGCTATGTTGTTTAGTGGAACGATAGCAGAGAATATGCGCTATGGAAAAGAAGAGGCAACTGATGAAGAAATTCATGACGCATTAGAAACAGCACAAGCAAGTGAATTTGTTCAAAAAAGAGAGCAAGGTATCCAGAGTATACTCGAACAAGCGGGAGCAAATTTGTCTGGTGGCCAAAAACAACGGTTATCGATTGCTCGTGCACTTGTGAGAAAACCACAAATTTATTTATTTGATGACAGTTTCTCAGCTCTTGATTACAAAACAGATAGCAAGCTCCGCTATGCATTAAAAACAGAAACATCTAATGCAACAATCATTATTGTTGCGCAACGTGTGAATACTGTGAAGGATGCTGAAAAAATCATCGTATTAAATGAAGGAAAGATTGCTGGTGTAGGAACACATGAAGAGCTTTTAAATAACAATACCATTTATCAAGAAATTGTGTCATCTCAAGAAAATGGGGAGGTTTCAGCATGA